A genomic stretch from Rubripirellula reticaptiva includes:
- a CDS encoding carboxylesterase family protein, producing MMLKHPRIGQVAVAAVIALLIEFAIAKTAHAEQLFQLRNGMVLRGMMAEIATLKEGFGAAAAGQAQVRPIWIIDDGLRRIYIHGKGMAQGDPVDVADPTQAIVLRQAKPLGGKTPEVLGSIVGVSPFNEFGRRQLTMRSDSGLVDVIQGITELNSRYAKLIALKGKPALLWDMRVATASIDSATLKRIFDRRIPAEDLDGKLETVRFFTDTQRFDDAKDALSSIENLPDDIDLEALLISLTERQATQLLDEAKVRIDAGQYTVARGILENFPADKVGRITRIQVQDELKKLNDSRDQAAALAKQLREHVAKLNPVQAAPLGPIIDEIAAGLSPDTLARLSDYVRLGTAETVALDDRVALAIAGWLLGSGSGEQNLSVATALIKVRDLVAEFLGSPDAGRRAAILEQLKTLEGAQPEYVDRMLPLLAPTLAWPEGSAVEGADGFYNVDTPKARYAIQLPPEYNPLRSYPCIVSLHQSGGYAEDQIDWWAGQFDDQTGTRMGHASRNGYIVVAPVWSRPEQRTYEYTPQEHERILASLRDAMRRSSIDSDRVFLSGHGEGGTAAWDVGLAHPDLWAGVNPISANPSKTIHHFELNARYVPLYIVKGERDGIRDDGSIMDDYMSFNHDAMVVMYRGRGREPFFDEIPHLFEWMNSPAHTRRDIPEEINVSTMRKGDQFYWWLEMGELKPDVQIDPILWDRTSKIRSAKVDASIGAGNQIRISSVPSESFRLLLRPQPGIDISKEIVVRSGSRPYRFQFDGTLDTLLEDARQRADRKRAFWFQTTIP from the coding sequence ATGATGCTCAAGCACCCTCGCATCGGTCAGGTTGCAGTCGCTGCAGTGATCGCTTTGCTGATCGAGTTTGCAATTGCAAAAACAGCCCATGCCGAGCAACTGTTTCAACTGCGAAACGGAATGGTGCTACGAGGCATGATGGCCGAGATCGCGACGTTAAAGGAAGGCTTTGGTGCAGCCGCCGCAGGCCAAGCCCAAGTCCGTCCGATTTGGATCATTGACGACGGTTTAAGACGCATTTACATCCATGGCAAAGGGATGGCACAAGGCGACCCCGTAGATGTTGCCGACCCCACCCAAGCAATCGTGCTACGACAAGCCAAACCACTTGGCGGCAAGACTCCGGAAGTGTTGGGATCCATCGTAGGCGTCTCGCCATTCAATGAATTTGGTCGCCGACAACTGACCATGCGAAGTGACAGCGGCCTCGTCGATGTCATCCAGGGCATCACCGAACTGAATTCACGCTACGCAAAACTGATCGCATTGAAAGGTAAACCGGCGCTGCTTTGGGACATGCGAGTCGCTACGGCATCGATCGACTCGGCGACGCTGAAACGCATCTTCGACCGGCGCATCCCCGCCGAGGACCTAGACGGTAAACTGGAAACCGTACGTTTCTTTACCGACACACAGCGGTTCGACGATGCCAAGGACGCACTGTCGTCGATCGAGAATCTTCCCGACGACATTGATCTTGAAGCGTTGCTGATCTCGTTGACCGAGCGGCAAGCGACTCAATTGCTCGACGAAGCAAAAGTTCGCATCGATGCTGGGCAATACACCGTGGCTCGTGGCATTCTTGAAAACTTTCCCGCCGACAAGGTCGGCCGCATCACACGAATTCAAGTTCAGGATGAACTCAAAAAACTAAACGACTCGCGAGATCAAGCAGCAGCACTGGCCAAACAATTGCGCGAGCATGTCGCGAAACTGAATCCCGTTCAAGCCGCACCGCTGGGACCGATCATCGATGAAATCGCAGCCGGGCTTTCGCCCGATACGCTGGCTCGACTTAGCGATTATGTTCGGCTAGGAACGGCCGAAACCGTCGCACTGGACGATCGAGTTGCCCTGGCGATCGCGGGCTGGTTGCTGGGCAGTGGCTCGGGCGAACAAAACCTAAGCGTTGCGACAGCACTGATCAAAGTGCGCGACTTGGTCGCCGAGTTCCTGGGGTCACCGGACGCGGGGCGACGAGCGGCGATTCTAGAGCAACTGAAAACGCTCGAAGGTGCTCAGCCCGAATACGTCGACCGAATGTTGCCGTTGCTGGCGCCAACCTTGGCATGGCCCGAAGGTTCAGCCGTCGAGGGCGCCGACGGCTTCTACAACGTTGACACGCCGAAGGCTCGATACGCGATCCAGCTGCCACCCGAATACAACCCTCTGCGTTCGTACCCATGCATCGTGTCGCTGCACCAATCAGGCGGATATGCCGAAGACCAAATCGATTGGTGGGCGGGCCAGTTCGACGACCAAACAGGCACTCGGATGGGCCACGCCTCGCGGAACGGCTACATCGTGGTCGCACCGGTATGGAGTCGTCCGGAACAACGCACCTACGAATACACTCCCCAAGAACATGAACGAATCCTGGCGTCGCTACGTGATGCGATGCGACGATCGTCGATCGATTCGGATCGGGTGTTTTTGTCTGGACACGGCGAAGGCGGAACCGCCGCTTGGGACGTTGGACTTGCGCATCCCGATTTGTGGGCCGGCGTTAATCCAATCAGCGCCAATCCATCCAAGACCATTCACCACTTCGAGTTGAACGCGCGATACGTGCCGCTTTACATCGTCAAAGGCGAACGCGATGGAATTCGCGACGATGGATCGATCATGGATGACTATATGTCGTTCAACCACGACGCAATGGTCGTGATGTATCGCGGTCGAGGACGAGAACCGTTCTTCGACGAAATTCCGCACCTGTTCGAGTGGATGAATTCACCCGCTCACACGCGGCGTGACATTCCCGAAGAAATCAACGTTTCCACGATGCGAAAGGGCGACCAATTTTACTGGTGGCTCGAAATGGGGGAACTAAAACCCGATGTTCAAATCGACCCAATCTTGTGGGACCGAACGTCAAAGATTCGATCAGCGAAAGTCGATGCGTCAATTGGCGCTGGAAACCAAATTCGCATTTCCAGCGTACCGTCCGAGTCCTTCAGACTGCTGCTTCGTCCGCAACCAGGAATCGACATCTCGAAAGAGATCGTTGTCCGCTCGGGCAGTCGACCGTATCGCTTCCAATTCGACGGAACGCTCGACACCTTGCTCGAGGACGCTCGGCAACGTGCCGATCGTAAACGCGCCTTCTGGTTCCAAACCACCATTCCGTAA
- a CDS encoding TIM barrel protein has protein sequence MQRREFLARPALLAGTTALASAVSVATANETDLNPTPAKRGVRQSVMGWCFKDIPPVELAKHCRRIGLEAIEGIPSAHYDAVTQLGLKISLTSSHGFSNGPLNPDNHAEVETKLREGIDLAVKYGAPNVITFTGMKKEGISDQAATKNCLASWKRVLPYAEANGIGIVLEHLNSRDDSHPMKGHPGYWGDDIHHCADLVKAMDSPNFRLLFDIYHVQIMNGDLIRNINHYHAIVGHYHTAGNPGRGELDDSQEIQYPPVIRAIMDTGYQGFIAQEFIPTSNDPIRSLEQAFTVCDV, from the coding sequence ATGCAACGACGTGAATTCTTGGCCCGCCCCGCCCTGCTTGCTGGTACGACCGCACTGGCATCCGCCGTGTCGGTTGCGACTGCGAACGAAACGGACTTGAACCCAACGCCCGCAAAACGCGGCGTTCGCCAATCGGTGATGGGATGGTGCTTCAAGGACATTCCGCCGGTTGAACTTGCCAAACATTGTCGCCGAATCGGGCTGGAAGCAATCGAAGGCATTCCGTCTGCTCACTATGACGCCGTCACCCAATTGGGACTGAAGATTTCGCTAACCAGCAGCCATGGTTTTTCCAACGGCCCTTTGAATCCAGACAACCATGCCGAAGTGGAAACGAAACTGCGCGAGGGCATCGATCTTGCCGTCAAATACGGCGCGCCCAACGTGATCACCTTCACTGGCATGAAAAAGGAAGGCATTTCGGACCAAGCAGCCACCAAGAATTGCCTCGCTAGCTGGAAGCGAGTCCTGCCGTATGCCGAGGCGAACGGCATCGGAATTGTGCTTGAGCATCTCAACAGCCGAGACGATTCGCACCCCATGAAAGGGCATCCCGGATACTGGGGCGATGACATCCACCACTGTGCCGATTTGGTCAAAGCGATGGATTCGCCGAACTTCCGACTGCTGTTCGATATCTACCACGTCCAAATCATGAACGGCGACCTGATCCGGAATATCAACCATTACCACGCGATTGTGGGGCATTATCACACCGCCGGAAATCCAGGCCGGGGCGAACTGGATGATTCCCAAGAAATTCAGTATCCACCGGTTATTCGTGCGATAATGGACACGGGCTATCAAGGATTCATAGCCCAGGAATTCATTCCAACGTCCAATGACCCAATCCGCTCCCTTGAACAAGCGTTCACAGTTTGTGACGTGTAA